A single Anopheles arabiensis isolate DONGOLA chromosome 2, AaraD3, whole genome shotgun sequence DNA region contains:
- the LOC120898843 gene encoding dolichyl-diphosphooligosaccharide--protein glycosyltransferase subunit STT3B — MNRSTKSTTLRKTAGYSSLITFAVLLLAWLCGFSSRLFAVIRFESIIHEFDPWFNYRATAHMVENGFYKFLNWFDESAWYPLGRIVGGTVYPGLMITSGGIHWLLHTLNIPVHIRDICVFLAPIFSGLTAISTYLLTKELWSAGAGLFAASFIAIVPGYISRSVAGSYDNEGIAIFALQFTYYLWVKSVKTGSVYWAACTALSYFYMVSAWGGYVFIINLIPLHVFVLLMMGRYSPRLFTSYTTFYILGLILSMQIPFVGFQPIRTSEHMAASGVFLLMFAVAVLKHVQTVLSKQEFKRLFLVGGLVAAGVVFAGVVLLTMLGVIAPWSGRFYSLWDTGYAKIHIPIIASVSEHQPTTWFSFFFDLHILVCTFPVGLWYCIKKINDERVFVVLYAISAVYFAGVMVRLMLTLTPVVCILAGVAFSGLLEVFLKEDSAAGSKENSAEGEQEDATGEKKQLYDKAGKMKHRPKHDLSSHSAHGEQNTGLGSNVKNIVIVAILMLLMMFAVHCTWVTSNAYSSPSIVLAFYNSNDGTRNILDDFREAYYWLWQNTAPDARVMSWWDYGYQIAGMANRTTLVDNNTWNNSHIALVGKAMSSPEDKAYEIMTSLDVDYVLVIFGGVIGYSGDDINKFLWMVRIAEGEHPKDIRESDYFTDRGEFRIDSEGAPALLNCLMYKLSYYKFGELKLDYRGAAGYDRTRNAVIGNKDFDLTYLEEAYTSEHWLVRIYRVKKPHEFNRPALKPDERVLPAGEFVSRKTSKRRKGLIKNRPVVVKGKRNK; from the exons ATGAATCGGTCCACCAAGAGCACCACCCTTCGGAAGACGGCCGGCTACTCCAGCCTGATAACGTTTGCCGTCCTGTTGCTGGCCTGGCTGTGCGGATTCTCCAGCCGGTTGTTTGCGGTGATCCGGTTCGAGAGCATCATCCACGAGTTCGACCCATG GTTCAACTACCGTGCCACGGCGCACATGGTGGAGAATGGGTTCTACAAGTTCCTCAACTGGTTCGACGAGTCCGCCTGGTACCCGCTGGGCCGCATCGTGGGCGGCACCGTGTACCCCGGGCTGATGATCACGTCCGGCGGCATCCACTGGCTGCTGCACACGCTCAACATTCCGGTGCACATCCGCGACATCTGCGTGTTTCTGGCGCCGATCTTCAGCGGTCTCACCGCCATCTCGACGTACCTGCTGACGAAGGAGCTGTGGTCGGCCGGGGCCGGCCTGTTCGCCGCCAGCTTCATCGCGATCGTGCCCGGCTACATCAGCCGCTCGGTAGCGGGCTCGTACGATAACGAGGGCATTGCGATCTTCGCCCTCCAGTTCACCTACTACCTGTGGGTGAAGTCGGTGAAGACGGGCAGCGTGTACTGGGCGGCCTGTACCGCCCTGTCCTACTTCTACATGGTGTCCGCCTGGGGTGGCTACGTGTTCATCATCAATCTGATCCCGCTGCACGTGTtcgtgctgctgatgatgggcCGCTACTCGCCGCGCCTCTTCACCTCCTACACCACCTTCTACATCCTCGGGTTGATCCTGTCGATGCAGATCCCGTTCGTCGGCTTCCAGCCGATCCGCACGAGCGAGCATATGGCCGCGTCGGGCGTGTTTCTGCTGATGTTCGCCGTGGCCGTGCTGAAGCACGTGCAGACCGTGCTGTCGAAGCAGGAGTTTAAGCGCCTGTTCCTGGTCGGCGGTCTGGTGGCGGCCGGTGTCGTCTTTGCGGGCGTCGTGCTGCTCACCATGCTGGGCGTGATTGCGCCATGGAGCGGCCGGTTCTACTCGCTGTGGGACACGGGGTATGCGAAAATTCACATTCCGATCATTGCGTCCGTGTCGGAGCATCAGCCGACGACGtggttttccttcttcttcgatCTGCACATACTGGTGTGCACGTTCCCGGTGGGTCTGTGGTACTGCATCAAGAAGATCAACGACGAGCGCGTGTTTGTCGTGCTGTACGCCATCAGTGCCGTTTACTTTGCCGGTGTGATGGTGCGCCTGATGCTGACCCTGACGCCCGTGGTGTGCATTTTGGCCGGCGTTGCCTTTTCCGGGCTGCTGGAAGTGTTCCTGAAGGAGGACAGTGCGGCCGGCTCGAAGGAAAACAGTGCGGAGGGCGAGCAGGAGGACGCGACCGGAGAGAAGAAGCAACTGTACGACAAGGCGGGCAAGATGAAGCACCGGCCCAAGCACGATCTGTCCTCGCACAGTGCCCACGGTGAGCAGAACACTGGCCTTGGATCGAACGTCAAGAATATAGTGATTGTGGCGATTCTGATGCTGCTCATGATGTTCGCGGTACACTGCACCTGGGTGACGTCGAACGCGTACAGCAGCCCCTCGATTGTGCTGGccttctacaacagcaacgATGG CACGCGCAACATTTTGGACGATTTCCGCGAGGCGTACTACTGGCTGTGGCAAAACACGGCACCGGATGCGCGCGTCATGTCCTGGTGGGACTACGGCTACCAGATAGCGGGTATGGCCAATCGAACCACACTGGTAGATAATAACACGTGGAACAACAGCCACATTGCGCTCGTCGGCAAAGCCATGTCCTCGCCGGAGGATAAGGCGTACGAGATCATGACCTCGCTCGATGTGGACTATGTGCTGGTCATCTTCGGCGGCGTGATCGGCTACTCCGGCGACGACATCAACAAGTTCCTGTGGATGGTGCGCATCGCCGAGGGCGAACACCCGAAGGACATACGGGAAAGCGATTACTTTACCGACCGGGGTGAGTTCCGCATCGATTCGGAGGGTGCACCGGCCCTGCTGAACTGTTTGATGTACAAGCTGAGCTACTACAAGTTTGGAGAACTGAAGCTAGACTACAG AGGAGCTGCCGGATACGATCGCACCCGCAATGCCGTTATCGGCAATAAGGACTTTGACCTGACGTACCTCGAGGAGGCGTACACGAGCGAGCACTGGCTGGTGCGCATCTATCGCGTGAAGAAACCGCACGAATTCAACCGGCCCGCACTGAAGCCGGACGAACGGGTGTTGCCGGCGGGCGAGTTTGTGTCGCGCAAAACGTCCAAGCGAAGGAAAGGACTGATCAAAAACCGTCCCGTCGTGGTGAAGGGCAAGAGGAATAAGTAG
- the LOC120894273 gene encoding 60S ribosomal protein L10 — MGRRPARCYRYCKNKPYPKSRFCRGVPDPKIRIFDLGRKKACVEDFPLCVHLVSDEYEQLSSEALEAGRICCNKYLVKFCGKDQFHIRMRLHPFHVIRINKMLSCAGADRLQTGMRGAFGKPQGTVARVHIGQPIMSVRSSDRFKAQVIEALRRAKFKFPGRQKIFVSKKWGFTKYDRDVYQKHNDEGRLVPDGCGVQFRNDHGPLVKWEQHQRNRLSA; from the exons ATGGGTCGCCGCCCGGCTCGGTGTTATCGTTactgcaaaaacaaaccctacCCGAAATCGCGCTTCTGTCGCGGTGTTCCGGATCCGAAAATCCGCATCTTCGATCTGGGCCGCAAGAAGGCATGCGTGGAGGACTTCCCGCTCTGCGTGCATCTCGTGTCGGACGAGTATGAGCAGCTCAGCTCGGAGGCGCTCGAGGCGGGCCGTATCTGCTGCAACAAGTATCTGGTGAAGTTCTGCGGCAAGGACCAGTTCCACATCCGTATGCGCCTGCACCCGTTCCATGTGATCCGCATCAACAAGATGTTGTCCTGTGCCGGAGCTGATCG GCTCCAAACAGGAATGCGTGGTGCCTTCGGCAAACCGCAGGGTACGGTGGCTCGCGTCCACATCGGCCAGCCAATCATGTCGGTGCGCTCGAGCGACCGCTTCAAGGCGCAGGTCATCGAGGCGCTGCGTCGTGCCAAGTTCAAGTTCCCGGGTCGCCAGAAGATCTTCGTCTCGAAGAAGTGGGGCTTCACCAAGTACGACCGCGACGTGTACCAGAAGCACAACGACGAGGGTCGTCTGGTGCCGGACGGATGCGGTGTCCAGTTCCGCAACGATCACGGTCCGCTGGTCAAATGGGAGCAGCATCAACGCAACCGACTTTCGGCCTAA
- the LOC120894269 gene encoding DNA-directed RNA polymerase III subunit RPC3 yields the protein MSIQLGKLCSRIIEQHFGEVVRTVVDDLFASIAKPLSQIIRSTGLTKSEVCKSLAILIKFNMVGFSLNKARTGYEYRLLYDRIVMVLRYPRYVHLIQTKFGHESAVLMEELLRSGTQCASYIIVKSMSNVDGKDNNTLALLRDKFADLAQENYITRAPEPKPSDGGADLMELCHDIPNPFLMPELDLRVLKELHEGKAVKVPDEDVHWVVNVEQFHIDFRNTIMVTAIERLIDSNAGECMKYLLQLMRERTNPWEAVSNPIALVDLRQRCERKSQNVEMLRYLDQYISVMESNDYLSKFDTKGGGQFTVNVKRIFEQLTWACIENIIVEKYGSKAARIFRVVRMKKYVEQEDIQKEAMVPAKDAKLLTYKLLEENFLQIQTFRKPGGGNSGAPKSFFLFYVNQPQIVSMLLELSYKALYNSITRLTHDKTVNKRLIEKSQRLESIVETMKERGESEAYINEILETLTPPEQEILAKVKLRVKSLYSAEIGIDETIFMLKLYQEYQK from the exons atgtccaTTCAGCTAGGAAAGCTATGTTCACGTATTATCGAGCAGCACTTTGGGGAAGTGGTGCGAACGGTGGTAGACGATCTGTTCGCATCGATCGCGAAACCCTTGTCGCAAATAATACGATCGACCGGATTGACCAAATCAGAG GTATGCAAATCGTTAGCCATTCTGATCAAGTTCAATATGGTAGGATTCTCGCTAAACAAAGCCCGCACCGGGTACGAGTATCGGCTGCTTTACGATCGCATAGTGATGGTATTGCGCTATCCCCGCTACGTGCACCTGATACAGACAAAGTTCGGCCACGAATCGGCCGTCCTGATGGAGGAACTACTCCGCTCGGGTACCCAGTGCGCCTCGTACATCATCGTCAAGTCAATGTCGAACGTGGACGGCAAGGATAACAACACGCTAGCCTTGCTGAGGGACAAATTCGCAGACCTGGCGCAAGAAAACTACATAACCCGTGCACCGGAACCGAAACCGTCCGACGGTGGTGCCGACCTGATGGAGCTGTGCCACGACATTCCCAATCCCTTCCTAATGCCGGAGCTGGATTTGCGCGTACTGAAGGAACTGCACGAAGGCAAAGCGGTCAAGGTGCCGGACGAGGACGTGCACTGGGTGGTGAACGTGGAGCAGTTTCACATCGACTTCCGCAACACGATCATGGTGACCGCGATCGAGCGGTTGATCGATAGCAATGCGGGCGAATGCATGAAGTACCTGCTGCAGCTGATGCGCGAACGCACCAACCCGTGGGAAGCGGTGTCGAACCCGATTGCGCTGGTGGATCTGCGGCAGCGCTGCGAACGAAAGTCGCAGAACGTGGAAATGCTGCGCTATCTCGACCAGTACATCTCGGTGATGGAGTCGAACGACTATCTGTCCAAGTTCGACACCAAGGGCGGCGGCCAGTTTACCGTGAACGTGAAGCGCATCTTCGAGCAGCTGACGTGGGCCTGCATCGAGAACATTATCGTGGAAAAGTATGGCTCGAAGGCGGCCCGCATCTTTCGGGTCGTGCGCATGAAGAAGTACGTGGAGCAGGAGGACATTCAGAAGGAAGCGATGGTGCCGGCGAAGGACGCAAAGCTGCTGACGTACAAGCTGCTGGAGGAGAACTTTTTGCAGATTCAAACGTTCCGCAAACCGGGCGGTGGAAATTCCGGTGCACCGAAGTCGTTCTTCTTGTTCTACGTCAATCAGCCGCAGATTGTGTCGATGCTGCTGGAGCTCAGCTACAAGGCGCTGTACAACTCGATCACGCGCCTCACGCACGATAAGACGGTCAACAAGCGGTTGATCGAAAAGAGCCAGCGGTTGGAGAGTATTGTTGAGACGATGAAGGAACGGGGCGAGTCGGAAGCGTACATTAACGAGATCCTGGAGACGCTCACACCGCCGGAGCAGGAAATATTGGCCAAGGTGAAGCTGCGCGTGAAAAGTCTGTACAGCGCGGAGATCGGAATCGACGAAACCATCTTCATGCTGAAACTGTACCAGGAATATCAGAAATAA
- the LOC120894270 gene encoding GDP-fucose transporter 1: protein MYQPLEKENLCTKYIRIAVVVAAYWVISILTVFVNKALLSGLKLDAPLFVTWFQVLTSSTICFTMSMLSKRYPRAVSFPEGNPFDRETFRKVLPLSILFTAMIATNNLCLKYVSVAFYYVGRSLTTVFNVLLTYALLGQKTSPKACLCCVMIVAGFWIGVDQESLTESFSLIGTVFGVLGSLSLSLYSIHTKRTLQHVNQEVWLLSYYNNVYSAVLFIPLMLINGEVQKVANYEHLFEGWFWGVMTIGGVCGFAIGFVTTLQIKVTSPLTHNISGTAKACAQTVIATSWYQETKSFLWWTSNVVVLLGSAFYTRVKQLEMDQTHREQMNSQKV from the exons ATGTATCAGCCATTGGAAAAGGAGAATTTATGCACCAAATACATCCGGATAGCGGTCGTTGTGGCGGCCTATTG GGTCATCTCTATACTTACCGTATTTGTGAACAAGGCCCTGCTGAGCGGGCTCAAGCTCGATGCACCGCTCTTTGTGACGTGGTTCCAGGTGCTTACCTCGTCGACGATATGTTTCACCATGAGCATGCTGAGCAAGCGGTATCCACGGGCCGTCTCCTTTCCGGAGGGCAATCCGTTCGATAGGGAAACCTTCCGCAAGGTGCTTCCGCTCTCGATACTGTTCACCGCCATGATAGCGACGAACAATCTCTGCCTGAAGTACGTGAGCGTGGCTTTCTACTACGTCGGCCGTTCGCTGACGACCGTGTTCAATGTGCTGCTGACGTACGCGCTGCTAGGCCAGAAGACCAGCCCGAAAGCGTGCCTGTGCTGTGTGATGATTGTGGCCGGCTTTTGGATCGGTGTCGATCAGGAAAGCTTGACCGAATCGTTCTCACTGATTGGCACCGTGTTCGGTGTGCTTGGTTCGCTCAGCCTGTCGCTGTACTCGATCCACACCAAGCGCACGCTGCAGCACGTCAACCAGGAGGTTTGGTTGCTAAGCTACTACAACAACGTCTACTCGGCCGTGCTGTTCATTCCGCTCATGCTGATCAACGGGGAGGTGCAGAAGGTGGCAAACTATGAACATTTGTTCGAGGGTTGGTTCTGGGGCGTGATGACGATCGGAGGCGTTTGCGGGTTTGCCATCGGCTTTGTGACGACGCTCCAGATCAAGGTAACGTCCCCGCTGACGCATAACATTTCCGGCACGGCTAAAGCGTGCGCCCAAACGGTGATAGCCACATCGTGGTATCAGGAAACGAAATCATTCCTCTGGTGGACGTCGAacgtggtggtgctgctcgGGTCCGCCTTTTACACGCGCGTTAAGCAGCTCGAAATGGACCAGACGCATCGAGAGCAAATGAATAGTCAAAAGGTATGA
- the LOC120894272 gene encoding TBC1 domain family member 7 — MADERNFRSTYYEKVGCRGVEERKSLEILLKEKPLNLTKLTQFCIRFTVPKIHRTVLWNSLLGVTPVYDKSREYVMEQRVAVYNDLLKALKIMRIVDENTPTSRVLYAMWLLEKKQLYLGRDITQESHFCNITKVLLEIFDNDIETYWMAKSLYDYSEEVSLEMGKLSDLTYTILEKEDSGLYIHLKSCDMLTALPLADWYRSFFAGVLSEPALIRIWDKICGGAIKIVVFVMIEILRMLRRRVLRCVDQKSLFECIDSIKNEQETADMIVNGAIELWQQNKGHEYIPQSKVKALS; from the exons ATGGCAGATGAACGTAACTTCCGGTCAACGTACTACGAAAAGGTCGGTTGTCGGGGTGTGGAGGAGAGAAAATCGCTCGAAATCCTGTTGAAGGAGAAACCTCTCAATTTGACCAAGCTTACACAGTTCTGCATACGCTTTACCGTACCCAAAATACATCGTACCGTGCTATGGAACTCGCTGCTAG GTGTTACACCGGTTTACGACAAGTCGCGAGAATATGTGATGGAACAACGAGTAGCCGTGTATAACGATCTACTAAAGGCGCTGAAAATTATGCGAATAGTGGACGAGAACACACCGACATCGAGGGTGCTGTACGCGATGTGGCTGCTGGAGAAGAAACAACTGTACCTTGGCCGAGACATCACT CAAGAAAGCCATTTCTGCAACATCACAAAAGTGCTGCTAGAAATATTCGACAACGACATCGAAACGTACTGGATGGCGAAAAGTCTGTACGACTACTCCGAGGAGGTGTCGTTGGAGATGGGGAAGCTGTCCGACCTGACGTACACGATACTGGAAAAGGAAGACAGCGGGCTGTACATCCATCTGAAGTCCTGTGATATGCTAACCGCACTGCCGCTGGCCGACTGGTACCGGTCGTTCTTTGCCGGGGTACTGTCGGAACCGGCCCTGATCCGCATCTGGGATAAGATCTGTGGCGGTGCGATTAAGATCGTGGTGTTCGTGATGATCGAAATACTGCGCATGCTGCGCAGACGAGTTCTGCGCTGTGTTGATCAGAAGAGCCTGTTCGAGTGCATCGACAGT ATCAAGAACGAGCAAGAAACGGCCGATATGATCGTGAACGGGGCAATCGAGCTGTGGCAACAGAACAAGGGCCACGAGTACATCCCACAGTCAAAAGTGAAAGCACTCAGCTAA
- the LOC120894828 gene encoding esterase B1 yields MYAIRVLILSLVSIGVHSSYALPPSTFGEALASAGQLSNKLKETAAWKTFTGIARDSDSINSLVRIIPRTTMGFVRDVVSSFKRESRAIILTKNGALEGRLQQVKGGGSGSFYAFKGIRYGQAPVGERRFRAPLPEEPWKGIRSATREGSVCPHRNMILDNFKGNEDCLFLNVYSPELPIGEDSPQLPVMVWIHGGAFSFGSGNAFLYGPDYLVPNGVVLVTFNYRLGPLGFLSVGRDAPGNAGLKDQVLALRWVQENIAAFGGNPDDVTIFGQSAGSVSVQLLTLSPLSKGLFHKAIAQSGSVLNPWAIARDTKERAFKLAQLLGIRTNDTEELLEQLRRASPQKIVDAALKTLTAEDVRKSIGLPFVPSLENWTGEDASEEEPLIVEEPLELLKSGRYHHVPVIVGFNSHEAMLFMRRLRKDPNLLQTIDGDFERLIPLNLQLDRESDEGKEFAARMKRFYMGDRHVSNETVQEMMNLMSDVMFLHGITDYARLHASHNGLNSTWVYRFAYDGALGIYKRILGIDWPGACHGDELGYLFHFGVLNLRLDNTSPELQVMHKMTRMWSNFAKYGNPTPFGEDELLLGITWPSVIPNTMSELPYLEITGALERKNNPEAMRLQFWDEAFTKYNGNLL; encoded by the exons ATGTACGCGATCCGCGTGCTGATCCTGTCGCTCGTTTCCATCGGCGTCCACTCCAGCTATGCCCTGCCACCGTCCACGTTCGGCGAAGCCTTGGCCAGTGCTGGCCAATTATCGAACAAACTGAAG GAAACGGCGGCATGGAAAACGTTCACCGGCATTGCACGCGACTCCGACTCGATCAACTCGCTCGTGCGCATCATACCGCGCACGACGATGGGTTTCGTGCGCGACGTAGTTAGCTCGTTCAAGCGCGAATCGCGCGCCATCATCCTCACCAAGAACGGTGCACTGGAGGGGCGGCTGCAGCAGGTAAAGGGCGGCGGGTCCGGTTCGTTCTACGCGTTCAAAGGCATCCGGTACGGGCAGGCGCCGGTGGGCGAGCGACGCTTCCGTGCCCCGCTGCCGGAGGAACCGTGGAAGGGCATCCGGAGCGCAACGCGCGAAGGATCGGTCTGCCCGCACCGCAACATGATACTGGATAACTTCAAGGGCAACGAGGACTGCCTGTTTCTGAACGTGTACTCACCGGAGCTGCCGATCGGTGAGGACAGCCCGCAGCTCCCGGTGATGGTGTGGATCCACGGTGGTGCGTTTTCGTTCGGCTCGGGCAACGCGTTCCTGTACGGTCCGGACTATCTCGTCCCGAACGGGGTCGTGCTGGTTACGTTCAACTATCGGCTCGGACCGCTCGGCTTCCTAAGCGTTGGGCGGGATGCGCCGGGCAATGCGGGCTTGAAGGATCAAGTGCTGGCCCTGCGCTGGGTGCAGGAAAACATTGCCGCGTTCGGGGGCAATCCGGACGATGTGACGATATTCGGCCAGTCGGCGGGGTCCGTCTCGGTGCAGCTGCTCACGCTGTCGCCGCTGTCGAAGGGCCTGTTTCACAAGGCGATCGCCCAGAGCGGTTCCGTACTGAACCCGTGGGCGATCGCACGCGACACGAAGGAGCGAGCGTTCAAGCTCGCTCAGCTGCTGGGCATTCGGACGAACGATACGGAGGAgctgctggagcagctgcGCCGTGCCAGCCCGCAGAAGATTGTGGACGCCGCGCTCAAGACGCTTACCGCGGAGGATGTGCGCAAAAGCATCGGGCTGCCGTTTGTGCCGTCGCTCGAGAACTGGACCGGGGAGGACGCATCGGAGGAGGAGCCGCTGATTGTGGAGGAACCGCTGGAGTTGCTGAAGAGCGGTCGCTATCACCACGTGCCCGTGATCGTCGGGTTCAATTCGCACGAGGCGATGCTGTTTATGCGAC GGTTGCGCAAGGATCCGAACCTGCTGCAAACGATCGACGGTGACTTCGAGCGGCTGATACCGCTGAACCTGCAGCTTGACCGGGAATCGGACGAGGGCAAAGAGTTCGCGGCCCGAATGAAGCGCTTCTACATGGGCGACCGGCACGTCTCGAACGAAACGGTACAGGAGATGATGAAC CTCATGTCGGATGTGATGTTCCTGCACGGCATCACCGACTACGCCCGGCTGCACGCGTCCCACAACGGGCTGAACTCGACCTGGGTCTACCGGTTCGCGTACGACGGTGCGCTCGGCATCTACAAGCGGATACTGGGCATCGACTGGCCCGGCGCTTGTCACGGGGACGAGCTCGGCTACCTGTTCCACTTCGGCGTGCTGAACCTGCGGCTCGACAACACCTCGCCCGAGCTGCAGGTGATGCACAAAATGACCCGCATGTGGTCCAACTTTGCCAAGTACGG CAATCCGACCCCGTTCGGAGAGGATGAACTGCTGCTGGGCATCACCTGGCCGTCGGTCATACCGAACACGATGAGCGAGCTTCCCTATCTGGAAATTACCGGCGCGCTCGAGCGCAAAAATAACCCCGAAGCGATGCGGCTACAGTTTTGGGACGAAGCGTTTACTAAGTACAATGGCAATTTGCTGTAA